From Sander lucioperca isolate FBNREF2018 chromosome 14, SLUC_FBN_1.2, whole genome shotgun sequence, the proteins below share one genomic window:
- the tmem170b gene encoding transmembrane protein 170B, with protein sequence MPSSKAKYSYSIKRSANPGGGSGSGGGRNMTTNRDYSVNLSVQQVLSLWVQGTTLQHFTEMWYWVFLWCLFSSLFVYGAVGLLMLVMLQRHKRGRLITLVLVSVGFLASLSGGVITSAAVAGVYRVAGKDMAPLEALVLGVGQTALSIIISFSRVLATL encoded by the exons ATGCCTTCGTCTAAAGCCAAGTACAGCTATTCGATAAAGAGGAGTGCGAACCCGGGCGGTGGCAGCGGTAGCGGCGGCGGCAGAAACATGACAACAAACAGGGATTATTCTGTTAATCTGTCGGTGCAGCAAGTGCTGAGCCTTTGGGTGCAAGGCACGACGCTGCAACACTTCACAG AGATGTGGTACTGGGTGTTCCTGTGGTGTCTGTTCTCCTCCCTCTTCGTCTACGGGGCGGTGGGGCTGCTCATGTTGGTCATGCTGCAGCGCCACAAGAGGGGCCGCCTCATCACCCTGGTGCTGGTCAGCGTGGGTTTCCTAGCCTCCCTCTCTGGAGGCGTCATCACCA GCGCCGCGGTGGCGGGGGTGTACCGCGTGGCAGGGAAGGACATGGCACCGCTGGAGGCTCTGGTGTTGGGCGTGGGCCAGACCGCCCTCTCCATCATCATATCCTTCTCACGCGTCCTCGCCACTTTGTGA